In Dolichospermum flos-aquae CCAP 1403/13F, the following proteins share a genomic window:
- a CDS encoding GerMN domain-containing protein, translating into MNNQQRTNGISAGAVAAISAAVIAVSGGVAWFSGQTPETPTPTNSSQTIKQPVKQSTTQQGNEQTASIYWLRSQENRLDLVPQPVKVAATQPNQVLEAAFKTLLAGPGEGTDSTTIPQGTQLLGLKAENNDIHVNLSANFTTGGGSTSMMGRVGQVVYTATSLNPKAKVYIEVNGKPLEVLGGEGVELQQPLTRESFQKNYPL; encoded by the coding sequence ATGAATAACCAACAAAGAACTAACGGTATTTCTGCCGGTGCGGTAGCAGCTATTTCCGCAGCCGTAATAGCAGTAAGCGGTGGTGTGGCTTGGTTTTCTGGACAGACTCCAGAGACTCCCACACCTACCAATTCTTCGCAAACTATTAAGCAGCCAGTCAAGCAATCAACAACCCAACAAGGTAATGAACAGACTGCTAGTATATATTGGCTCAGATCCCAGGAAAATCGGCTGGATTTAGTTCCCCAACCTGTTAAAGTTGCAGCTACCCAACCCAACCAAGTTTTAGAGGCAGCATTTAAAACCTTATTAGCAGGTCCAGGTGAAGGCACAGATTCTACTACTATTCCCCAGGGGACTCAACTATTGGGACTAAAAGCCGAAAACAATGATATTCATGTGAATTTATCCGCAAACTTCACCACTGGCGGAGGTAGCACTTCTATGATGGGGCGTGTGGGACAAGTTGTATATACTGCTACTAGTTTAAACCCTAAAGCCAAGGTATATATTGAAGTCAATGGGAAACCCTTAGAGGTTTTAGGGGGTGAAGGT